In one Roseburia intestinalis L1-82 genomic region, the following are encoded:
- a CDS encoding sugar transferase, translating into MRKRERYKHLLNLFANFVMLVAETAMFAFIWYKMYVPELEDKFWNRGNWAVIGMYALVLFFFIRTFGGYRIGYLRITDICLSQILGILFANIIEYFQICMIANDYMSASPLLLLTTAEIAVTLPTVFVVRYFYVRLYPPRRMIVIYGEHSPEELISKINSRKDKYNVCATASAYMGYEALYSKILEYEAVVLCDLPASIRNKILKFCYDQNKRTYITPKISDIILNGTERIHLFDTPLMLSRNQGLTIEQRFVKRTMDIVFALLAIVISSPFLLVIAVAIKLYDGGPVFYKQERLTRDRETFQIIKFRSMKVDSEKQGAQLAKKDDDRITPVGKIIRRTHLDELPQIFNILKGEMSFVGPRPERQEIAEKYEEIVPEFRFRLKVKAGLTGYAQVYGKYNTTPYDKLKLDLTYIQTYSAWLDVKLMLMTFKIMFQKENTEGVDEKQTTAIKKES; encoded by the coding sequence ATGAGGAAAAGGGAAAGATATAAACATTTGCTGAATTTATTTGCTAATTTTGTAATGCTTGTGGCTGAGACAGCAATGTTTGCATTTATATGGTATAAAATGTATGTGCCGGAATTGGAGGATAAGTTCTGGAATAGAGGAAACTGGGCAGTAATCGGAATGTATGCATTGGTATTGTTCTTTTTTATCCGTACATTTGGCGGATACCGGATCGGATACCTTAGAATTACAGATATTTGTTTGTCGCAGATCCTTGGAATTTTGTTTGCAAATATTATCGAGTATTTTCAGATTTGTATGATTGCAAATGATTATATGTCAGCATCACCGCTTCTGTTATTGACGACAGCTGAGATTGCAGTGACACTGCCTACCGTTTTTGTTGTAAGATATTTTTATGTCAGATTATATCCGCCAAGACGTATGATCGTAATATACGGGGAACATTCTCCGGAAGAACTGATTTCCAAGATTAATTCCAGAAAAGATAAGTACAATGTTTGTGCAACTGCCAGCGCCTATATGGGATATGAGGCATTGTATTCTAAAATATTAGAGTATGAAGCGGTAGTTTTATGTGATCTTCCGGCAAGTATCCGTAATAAAATTTTAAAGTTCTGTTATGATCAGAATAAAAGAACCTATATTACACCGAAGATATCGGATATTATTTTAAATGGAACGGAACGAATCCATTTGTTTGATACACCTCTTATGTTGTCAAGAAATCAGGGACTTACGATAGAGCAGAGATTTGTAAAGAGGACTATGGATATCGTGTTTGCACTGCTCGCGATTGTTATTTCATCGCCGTTTTTACTGGTCATTGCAGTTGCAATCAAACTGTATGATGGGGGACCGGTATTCTATAAGCAGGAGCGTCTGACGAGAGACCGCGAGACGTTTCAGATTATCAAGTTTCGCAGCATGAAAGTAGATTCGGAAAAACAGGGAGCACAGCTTGCCAAAAAAGATGATGACAGGATCACACCGGTTGGAAAAATAATTCGAAGAACGCATTTAGACGAGCTTCCTCAGATTTTTAATATTTTAAAGGGAGAAATGTCTTTTGTTGGTCCTAGACCGGAAAGACAGGAAATTGCTGAAAAATATGAAGAAATTGTTCCGGAATTTCGGTTCCGCCTGAAAGTAAAAGCCGGATTGACAGGGTATGCACAGGTATATGGAAAATATAATACAACACCATATGATAAATTAAAACTGGATCTGACTTATATACAGACATATTCAGCGTGGTTAGATGTGAAATTAATGCTTATGACATTTAAGATTATGTTTCAGAAAGAAAACACAGAAGGTGTAGATGAAAAGCAAACGACAGCGATCAAAAAGGAATCATAG
- a CDS encoding N-acetylmuramoyl-L-alanine amidase, which yields MKKRILAVIMAVCVSMTALPADVRAAEDSAVQTESTQKTSPSEKSAQTENTGNAAEELTGTEMAETEEAAETEETAETEETTETVTIETETIETEEPAETETSETEKPAETETIETETTETESTETETAETETEESTETETTETETEEPTETETAETETAETETVQAAELNYMMVESPYVETPGTQNVVLSLGTGDEQLSDIVLNYKNLTTGKAYQTKAAGIEEDMIRFTMDFSENGQAGEYQITSVQFTQEKTKQEILLSDLGMDVRFGVNEQAETNPDQVLYDEDAYADVDADVVTMSADGEVISENTVENVLEQGISEAVASVADNLKGANSNVKVVLDPGHDGTHAGASGFGVQEADLTLKIATYCKEELSTYNGITVYMTRESASCPAGGGDNIACLDARANLAKNVGANVLVSFHLNTANGTARGVEVYYPNSNYNAQVGGNGQALAKKICDKLAALGLNYRGTLIRNASYDKYPDGSAADYYGLIRRCKNNGIPGLIIEHAFLDNANDYYTYLSSDEKLKALGVADATAIAEYFGLTKGAKTVTLNYTQSREDGSLRLKWTGLDNVDYYEIYRNTVNDTNYPKIDEVSDATSYIDDTVKAGTKYYYLVRPVFNDGTAGEYSKPISGVALGKTNLTKIKAKSGKKITLTWKKVSKAEGYLIYRQDSSDSKFYQIGTVKSGSTLTYTDTVKSNNKTYTYKVQAYNTNNGRQGVGAYSSTKSAKTLAKAKITGITSSDEEVLKISWNKVSGAKGYIISRSTKKDSGYSEIDTVSGEKTTSYTDDTVKAGKTYYYKVEAYNVNSGTKGYGGASDAVAGKTAKRTKITSIVSTNEKTLTIKWNKITGAYGYRIKRSTDEDGTYKVVKTIKSGNTTSYKDTSVKAGKTYYYTVETMVKTGDNICYSGDSASMEGRTAKKAKIKYAVSNGSNQIEVNWGAVSGAYGYRIKRSTSKNGTYNVIATVNGKNKTTYQDKNVKTAKTYYYKVETINKVNGKKGYSGDSAVVSAKTLKTTSITAVKATGSTSVRLEWKAVDGANGYQIYRSTSKDSGYKKVGQVKGKNTKKYEDKTLEAGKTYYYQVRAYKSNSAKNGVASFSKVQKAWTIKQVVFSQITSDSKNQVTLGWKKVSKAQGYDIYRSSKSNSGFEKIASISSGSTLTYTDKGVKSGNTYYYKIAATYKIKGSAGRGSYSNVAQVPVLKQGGISSITLGDNNVLNISWNSVDNASGYELAGAISEKGSYTTLQTSGATSFTHSNLTQGTTYYYKVRAYKDLSSGIRMYGPWSAVKSKAAAHEIMGTSSVTVDQMVSYYNKRYTFPADTYRDKGADSAEAFFKILKEEADAEGVRADVLFAQVMLETGGLTFGGDVQASQCNFGGLGAVGGGAAGETYADVRTGLRAQVQHLKAYASTEGLNNACVDKRFQYVSRGTARYVEWLAIPQNPYGKGWAADADYGTKLLRIMDSL from the coding sequence ATGAAAAAAAGGATTTTAGCAGTAATCATGGCAGTCTGCGTGAGTATGACAGCACTGCCTGCAGATGTACGTGCAGCAGAAGACAGTGCAGTTCAGACAGAAAGCACGCAGAAAACATCACCGTCAGAGAAATCAGCCCAGACAGAAAACACTGGGAATGCAGCAGAAGAGCTGACTGGAACGGAGATGGCAGAGACAGAAGAAGCAGCTGAAACGGAAGAAACAGCAGAGACAGAAGAAACGACCGAGACGGTAACAATCGAAACAGAGACGATTGAGACAGAAGAGCCGGCAGAGACAGAAACTTCGGAAACAGAGAAACCGGCAGAGACAGAAACAATCGAAACAGAAACTACGGAAACAGAGAGCACCGAGACGGAGACAGCTGAAACGGAGACAGAGGAGTCAACCGAAACGGAAACAACTGAAACAGAGACAGAAGAGCCGACCGAAACGGAGACTGCGGAGACAGAGACTGCGGAGACAGAGACTGTCCAGGCAGCAGAACTTAACTACATGATGGTAGAGTCACCGTACGTTGAGACACCGGGAACGCAGAATGTGGTCTTAAGTCTTGGAACAGGCGATGAGCAGCTTTCGGATATCGTCTTAAATTATAAGAATCTGACCACCGGAAAAGCATATCAGACAAAAGCTGCAGGAATAGAAGAGGATATGATCCGGTTTACCATGGATTTTTCAGAAAATGGACAGGCAGGAGAGTATCAGATCACTTCCGTGCAGTTTACACAGGAGAAAACAAAACAGGAAATCCTGCTATCAGACCTTGGCATGGATGTAAGATTTGGTGTCAATGAACAGGCAGAGACGAACCCGGATCAGGTACTTTATGATGAAGATGCCTATGCGGATGTGGATGCTGATGTTGTTACTATGAGCGCAGATGGAGAAGTTATTTCCGAAAACACTGTGGAAAATGTGCTGGAGCAGGGAATCTCAGAGGCTGTCGCCAGTGTTGCAGATAACTTAAAAGGTGCGAACAGTAATGTGAAAGTCGTACTCGATCCGGGACATGATGGCACCCATGCAGGAGCATCCGGTTTTGGAGTACAGGAAGCGGATCTGACACTTAAGATCGCCACATACTGTAAAGAAGAATTATCTACCTATAATGGTATTACTGTTTATATGACAAGAGAGAGTGCAAGCTGTCCGGCAGGCGGCGGAGATAATATTGCATGTCTGGATGCCCGTGCAAACCTTGCAAAGAATGTGGGAGCAAATGTGTTAGTAAGTTTCCATTTAAATACTGCAAACGGAACAGCGAGAGGTGTGGAAGTTTATTATCCGAACAGCAACTATAATGCACAGGTAGGAGGCAATGGACAGGCACTTGCAAAGAAAATATGCGATAAATTGGCAGCACTTGGATTGAATTATCGTGGAACTTTGATTAGAAATGCATCTTATGATAAATATCCGGATGGTTCTGCAGCAGATTATTACGGTCTGATCCGTCGTTGTAAAAATAATGGCATTCCTGGTCTGATCATCGAGCATGCCTTTTTGGACAATGCAAATGATTATTATACATATTTAAGTTCTGATGAAAAATTAAAGGCACTCGGTGTTGCGGATGCAACTGCAATCGCTGAGTATTTCGGACTGACAAAAGGAGCAAAGACCGTAACGCTCAATTACACGCAGTCGAGAGAGGATGGTAGTCTTAGATTAAAATGGACAGGTCTCGATAATGTCGATTATTATGAAATTTATCGTAATACTGTGAATGATACAAACTATCCTAAGATTGACGAAGTATCGGATGCTACATCTTATATTGATGATACCGTAAAGGCAGGGACAAAATATTACTATCTGGTCCGTCCGGTATTTAACGATGGAACTGCAGGAGAGTATTCTAAACCCATCTCAGGTGTGGCATTAGGAAAAACAAACCTCACAAAGATCAAGGCAAAGAGTGGAAAGAAGATTACCCTGACCTGGAAAAAGGTTTCTAAAGCAGAGGGATATCTGATCTATCGTCAGGACAGCAGTGACAGTAAATTTTATCAGATTGGCACGGTAAAATCCGGCAGTACACTCACTTACACAGATACTGTAAAATCCAATAACAAAACATATACCTACAAAGTACAGGCTTACAATACAAACAATGGCAGACAGGGTGTCGGTGCATATTCTTCCACAAAATCTGCAAAGACACTTGCAAAAGCAAAAATTACAGGAATCACATCCTCGGATGAGGAAGTATTAAAAATTTCCTGGAATAAGGTAAGCGGTGCAAAGGGATATATCATTTCCCGCAGCACAAAGAAAGATAGTGGTTATAGTGAAATAGATACAGTATCAGGAGAAAAGACAACATCCTACACAGATGATACTGTAAAAGCAGGAAAGACCTATTACTATAAGGTCGAAGCATATAATGTCAACAGCGGTACAAAAGGATACGGCGGTGCATCAGACGCGGTGGCAGGAAAAACTGCAAAGCGCACAAAAATCACATCAATCGTTTCCACAAATGAAAAGACCTTGACGATCAAGTGGAATAAGATCACAGGAGCTTATGGTTATCGTATCAAACGAAGTACCGATGAAGATGGTACTTACAAAGTTGTTAAGACGATTAAATCCGGAAACACGACCAGCTACAAAGACACCAGTGTAAAAGCAGGAAAGACCTATTATTACACGGTTGAAACGATGGTAAAGACAGGAGACAATATCTGTTATAGCGGTGATTCAGCGTCCATGGAAGGAAGAACAGCGAAAAAAGCGAAGATCAAGTATGCTGTTTCAAATGGAAGTAATCAGATTGAAGTAAACTGGGGAGCAGTGAGCGGTGCCTACGGCTACCGTATCAAACGCAGTACGTCAAAGAATGGTACTTATAATGTGATTGCGACCGTAAATGGAAAGAATAAAACAACCTATCAGGATAAAAATGTAAAAACTGCAAAGACCTATTATTATAAGGTAGAGACGATCAACAAGGTAAATGGTAAAAAAGGATACAGCGGTGATTCCGCAGTTGTGTCAGCAAAGACATTAAAAACTACATCCATTACAGCAGTCAAGGCAACCGGAAGTACTTCCGTAAGACTGGAATGGAAAGCCGTGGATGGGGCAAACGGATATCAGATTTACCGGAGTACGTCAAAAGACAGTGGTTATAAAAAGGTCGGACAGGTCAAAGGTAAAAATACGAAAAAATATGAGGATAAAACCTTAGAAGCCGGAAAAACTTACTATTATCAGGTTCGTGCATATAAGAGCAACAGTGCTAAAAACGGTGTGGCATCTTTCTCAAAAGTACAGAAGGCATGGACGATCAAACAGGTGGTATTCTCCCAGATCACAAGTGACAGCAAAAATCAGGTCACACTTGGCTGGAAGAAAGTTTCAAAAGCACAGGGGTATGATATTTACCGGAGCAGCAAGTCAAACAGTGGATTTGAAAAGATCGCTTCAATTTCATCTGGATCTACACTGACTTACACGGATAAGGGCGTAAAGAGCGGAAATACTTATTATTACAAAATCGCTGCAACCTACAAGATCAAGGGAAGTGCAGGCAGAGGAAGTTACAGTAATGTAGCACAGGTTCCTGTTCTGAAACAGGGAGGTATTTCTTCTATTACATTGGGAGACAACAATGTATTAAATATTTCCTGGAACAGTGTGGATAATGCAAGCGGTTATGAACTTGCCGGTGCAATCAGTGAAAAAGGAAGCTATACCACGTTACAGACTTCCGGTGCAACTTCCTTTACACACAGTAATCTGACACAGGGAACAACCTATTACTATAAAGTAAGAGCATATAAGGACTTAAGCAGCGGAATCCGTATGTATGGTCCATGGTCAGCGGTGAAATCAAAAGCAGCAGCTCATGAGATCATGGGTACAAGCAGTGTGACGGTAGATCAGATGGTATCTTATTATAATAAACGATATACATTCCCGGCAGATACTTACCGTGACAAGGGAGCAGATTCCGCGGAAGCGTTCTTTAAGATTTTAAAAGAAGAGGCAGATGCAGAGGGTGTAAGAGCGGATGTATTGTTTGCACAGGTGATGTTAGAGACCGGTGGACTCACATTCGGTGGTGATGTGCAGGCGAGCCAGTGCAACTTTGGCGGACTCGGTGCAGTCGGTGGCGGTGCTGCGGGGGAAACCTACGCAGACGTAAGAACCGGACTCCGTGCACAGGTACAGCACTTGAAAGCGTATGCAAGTACCGAGGGATTAAACAATGCATGTGTGGATAAGCGTTTCCAGTATGTATCGCGTGGAACAGCCAGATACGTGGAGTGGCTTGCGATTCCGCAGAATCCATATGGAAAAGGCTGGGCAGCAGATGCGGATTATGGTACGAAGCTGCTTCGGATCATGGATAGTTTATAA
- a CDS encoding glycosyltransferase, translating into MIEQNYSVLMSVYRKEKAEYLQKSIDSMLSQTVPPQDFVIVCDGLLGDELNQVLQKKKQEYPECFQIVQLPENRGLGEALKEGLVYCKNELVARMDSDDISVPERCEWQLKAFAQNNVSIISGAVQEFMDDTAQAGTVRYVPESSEKIAVYAKKRNPFNHPAVMFKKSDVIKAGSYMDFHGFEDYYLWLRMLSGGMKGYNLSEVLVYMRVGNGMYARRGGVSYLKDMAEFRKIMLNSGYINLLEFLTSVITRGIVILMPANLRKTVYSVFLRK; encoded by the coding sequence ATGATAGAACAGAATTATTCCGTTTTAATGTCTGTATATAGAAAAGAAAAAGCTGAGTATTTGCAAAAAAGCATTGACAGCATGCTCTCCCAGACAGTACCACCGCAGGATTTCGTGATTGTATGTGATGGATTGCTGGGGGATGAATTAAATCAGGTACTCCAAAAAAAAAAGCAGGAGTATCCGGAATGTTTTCAGATAGTTCAACTGCCTGAAAACCGAGGACTGGGAGAAGCACTCAAAGAAGGACTGGTTTATTGTAAAAATGAACTGGTTGCACGAATGGACAGCGATGATATCAGTGTTCCAGAGCGTTGTGAATGGCAGTTAAAAGCTTTTGCCCAAAATAATGTATCGATTATCAGTGGAGCTGTGCAGGAATTTATGGATGATACAGCACAGGCAGGTACTGTCAGATATGTTCCGGAATCATCAGAAAAGATAGCGGTATATGCAAAAAAAAGGAATCCTTTTAATCATCCGGCAGTTATGTTTAAAAAAAGTGATGTCATAAAAGCTGGAAGTTATATGGATTTTCATGGATTTGAGGATTATTATCTATGGCTCCGTATGCTCTCAGGCGGGATGAAGGGATATAATTTATCTGAAGTGCTAGTGTACATGAGAGTCGGTAATGGCATGTATGCGAGGCGCGGAGGAGTTTCATACTTGAAAGATATGGCAGAGTTTCGGAAAATCATGTTAAATAGCGGATACATTAATTTACTGGAATTTCTGACATCTGTCATAACCCGTGGAATTGTAATCCTGATGCCTGCGAATCTGAGAAAAACAGTATATTCGGTCTTTCTCAGAAAGTAA
- a CDS encoding ubiquitin-activating E1 family protein, whose amino-acid sequence MPVLLFLMPQYESFHTIFSDPESMSKRLKNCISGRIPKVDAVRDLLSRINPDEIRSIHEEMIDIIKRNRIFRNGTISGYVVAGFDGAELFSSTKKSCPNCLTRKKLTGETEYFHRSVVCMTIGKSPHVILGQEMLKPRDLSGFEMEGCPYKLRVVRYREQWEEKGGKPNVLCGL is encoded by the coding sequence ATGCCGGTACTGCTTTTTCTGATGCCGCAGTATGAGAGCTTCCATACCATTTTTTCAGACCCTGAAAGCATGTCAAAAAGACTGAAAAACTGTATCAGTGGAAGGATTCCAAAAGTTGATGCAGTCCGCGACCTTCTCTCCAGAATAAACCCGGATGAAATACGCAGCATACATGAAGAAATGATTGATATCATAAAACGTAACCGGATATTCCGGAATGGAACGATAAGCGGATATGTTGTGGCAGGTTTTGATGGTGCGGAATTATTCAGCAGTACAAAAAAATCCTGTCCGAACTGTCTGACTCGGAAAAAACTCACAGGGGAAACCGAATACTTTCACCGGAGTGTGGTGTGCATGACCATAGGAAAATCACCACACGTAATTCTGGGGCAGGAAATGTTAAAACCAAGGGACCTTTCAGGCTTTGAGATGGAAGGGTGTCCATATAAACTGCGTGTGGTGCGGTATCGTGAGCAGTGGGAAGAAAAAGGGGGAAAGCCGAACGTTTTATGTGGCTTGTAA
- a CDS encoding transposase, translating to MLVYGLTEHPMMLATNKDIKSKEDVIAVAKQYFSRWKIEEYFRCKKQMFQFENFRVRKLSAINTLNFYITLCMAFLAHISMKSETNALKVSIIQKADPVKKKVYFCYYRLAKGISGILSYAKEGVRLWFRTKRPAYRQLCLKLTA from the coding sequence GTGCTCGTCTATGGTTTAACCGAACATCCAATGATGCTTGCAACCAATAAAGATATTAAATCAAAAGAAGATGTAATCGCTGTTGCAAAGCAGTACTTTTCGAGATGGAAAATAGAGGAATATTTCCGCTGCAAAAAACAGATGTTTCAGTTTGAAAACTTTCGAGTACGAAAGCTGTCTGCCATCAATACGTTAAATTTTTATATCACCTTATGCATGGCTTTTCTTGCACATATATCTATGAAGTCAGAAACAAATGCCCTTAAGGTTTCAATTATACAAAAAGCAGACCCTGTAAAGAAAAAAGTATATTTCTGCTATTACCGGTTAGCTAAAGGTATCTCTGGCATACTATCGTATGCAAAAGAAGGCGTCAGGCTATGGTTCCGGACAAAACGTCCGGCATATCGTCAACTCTGCCTTAAGCTGACCGCTTAG